From Flavobacterium arcticum, the proteins below share one genomic window:
- a CDS encoding glycerophosphodiester phosphodiesterase — protein MAAMLKIGHRGAKGHVSENTLASFEKALDLGVNAIEFDVHVCATGELVVFHDFTVDRTTNGTGEVHKLSLAELKALKVEEDHSITTLDEVLQLLHSKCFINIEMKGRYTAKPLAELLRKYVEEKGYSYEDFIVSSFQYEELKQMSELNPNVHLGVLTQASVAQAWDWAVEFSAKAIHPHYSLLTETNVERAREAGFKIYTWTVNELEDIARLKKYGVDGIISDYPERL, from the coding sequence ATGGCAGCAATGCTAAAAATAGGGCATAGAGGAGCAAAAGGACATGTATCCGAGAATACACTAGCATCATTTGAAAAAGCACTCGATTTGGGTGTAAATGCTATTGAATTCGACGTGCACGTATGTGCTACAGGCGAACTGGTTGTTTTTCATGATTTTACTGTAGATAGGACTACTAATGGTACAGGAGAAGTGCATAAACTATCGCTAGCAGAACTCAAAGCACTAAAAGTGGAAGAAGATCATAGTATAACTACGCTAGATGAGGTGTTACAGCTTTTACACAGCAAATGTTTTATTAATATAGAAATGAAAGGTCGCTATACGGCAAAACCTCTTGCTGAATTATTGAGGAAATATGTGGAAGAGAAAGGGTATAGTTATGAGGATTTTATAGTTTCTAGCTTTCAGTACGAAGAGTTGAAACAAATGAGTGAGTTAAACCCTAATGTGCATCTTGGTGTGTTAACACAAGCAAGTGTAGCACAGGCTTGGGACTGGGCAGTAGAGTTTTCGGCAAAAGCGATACATCCGCATTATTCGTTGCTTACAGAAACCAATGTAGAACGTGCTCGTGAGGCAGGTTTTAAAATTTATACTTGGACGGTAAACGAGCTAGAAGATATAGCACGGCTAAAGAAGTATGGAGTAGATGGTATTATATCTGATTATCCCGAACGTTTATGA